One Burkholderia sp. PAMC 26561 genomic window carries:
- a CDS encoding PepSY-associated TM helix domain-containing protein — protein sequence MNAPETLDPASNATTMQYAPHGGRHIDDADQISRKQRSRRATFIKWLRKVHGWVGLWGAVLGLLFGSTGFLLNHRAGPLRISSGEPQVSQMQLALPAQGLKSPMDLGKWLKKELKLEGNLGRAKREPAHAVGWGDQKTMQPEQWTVTVASPSGSVSAEYWVGNGFVSVKKSENSFLSTMSNLHKGVGLSVGWVLLIDTLAGSIILLSLTGVLLWTELNKRKTVGAVIVAASIVAMVWMGLM from the coding sequence GTGAACGCGCCCGAAACCCTTGATCCCGCGTCCAACGCGACCACGATGCAGTACGCGCCGCACGGCGGCAGGCACATCGACGACGCCGACCAGATTTCCCGCAAACAGCGTTCGCGCCGCGCCACGTTCATCAAATGGCTACGCAAAGTGCATGGATGGGTGGGATTGTGGGGCGCGGTGCTCGGGTTGCTCTTTGGTTCGACCGGCTTCCTGCTGAATCATCGTGCGGGCCCGTTGAGGATTTCGAGCGGCGAACCGCAGGTCTCGCAGATGCAACTGGCGCTGCCCGCCCAAGGCCTCAAGTCGCCGATGGACCTCGGCAAATGGCTCAAGAAAGAACTCAAGCTCGAAGGCAATCTCGGCCGGGCGAAACGTGAACCGGCGCATGCGGTGGGCTGGGGCGATCAGAAAACCATGCAGCCGGAACAGTGGACGGTGACGGTGGCGTCGCCCAGCGGGTCGGTATCGGCGGAATATTGGGTGGGGAACGGGTTTGTATCGGTCAAGAAAAGCGAGAACAGCTTTCTTTCGACCATGAGCAATCTGCACAAGGGCGTGGGCCTGAGCGTGGGTTGGGTGCTGCTGATCGATACGCTCGCGGGCAGCATCATCTTGTTGTCGCTGACCGGCGTGTTGTTGTGGACCGAGTTGAACAAACGCAAGACCGTCGGCGCGGTGATCGTGGCGGCTTCGATTGTTGCGATGGTCTGGATGGGGTTGATGTAA
- a CDS encoding serine/threonine protein kinase: MNPNHSDASRAPNENPTSSGDTANPPAPPFADLTPERMLDALDSVLMPIGERTDGGMLALNSYENRVYQVGMEDGPPMVAKFYRPERWSDNAILEEHAFVATLYEREIPAVPARTISGATLHSFEGYRFSIFERRGGRAPDIDRPQTLEWLGRFIGRIHAVGQIKPYVERPSLDIQTFGYEPRDFLLSHGFVPDDVREAYETVVNMALEGVERCYDRAGDIKSIRLHGDCHPSNVLWTDAGPHFVDFDDSRMAPAIQDLWLLLPGDRAEASRALGDLLAGYEAFCDFEPRELHLVEALRTLRLIHYAAWLARRWNDPAFPAAFPWFNTQRYWEDRILELREQVGAMEEGPLWPL, translated from the coding sequence ATGAACCCGAACCATTCCGATGCATCGCGCGCGCCAAACGAGAACCCAACCTCCTCTGGCGACACCGCAAACCCGCCCGCTCCGCCCTTCGCCGATCTCACGCCCGAGCGCATGCTCGACGCGCTCGACAGCGTCCTGATGCCGATTGGTGAACGCACCGACGGCGGCATGCTCGCCCTCAACAGTTACGAAAACCGCGTGTATCAGGTCGGCATGGAAGACGGGCCGCCGATGGTCGCGAAGTTTTATCGGCCGGAGCGCTGGTCCGATAACGCCATCCTCGAAGAGCATGCGTTCGTGGCGACGCTCTACGAGCGCGAAATCCCGGCCGTCCCCGCCCGCACCATAAGCGGCGCGACGCTGCATAGCTTCGAGGGGTATCGGTTCTCCATTTTCGAGCGGCGCGGCGGACGTGCGCCGGATATCGACCGGCCGCAGACGCTGGAATGGCTGGGGAGGTTTATCGGGCGGATTCATGCGGTTGGGCAGATCAAGCCTTACGTTGAACGGCCATCGCTCGATATTCAAACTTTCGGCTACGAACCGCGTGACTTCCTGCTTTCGCACGGTTTTGTGCCGGACGACGTCCGCGAAGCGTACGAGACCGTCGTGAACATGGCGCTGGAAGGCGTCGAGCGCTGCTACGACCGCGCCGGTGATATCAAAAGCATCCGGCTTCATGGCGATTGCCATCCGAGCAACGTGTTGTGGACCGACGCGGGTCCGCATTTCGTCGATTTCGACGACAGCCGCATGGCGCCGGCCATTCAGGACTTGTGGCTGCTGCTGCCGGGGGATCGCGCGGAGGCTTCGCGGGCGCTGGGCGATTTGCTGGCAGGTTACGAGGCTTTCTGCGACTTCGAGCCGCGCGAACTTCATCTGGTCGAGGCGCTCCGCACATTGCGGCTGATTCATTACGCGGCGTGGCTGGCACGTCGATGGAACGACCCCGCGTTCCCGGCAGCGTTTCCATGGTTCAACACGCAACGTTATTGGGAAGACCGGATTCTTGAATTGCGCGAGCAGGTCGGTGCAATGGAGGAAGGGCCGCTCTGGCCCTTGTAA
- a CDS encoding MFS transporter, whose translation MTSSPASKLSIDPTPYLERGSRAYWHASIALLFAGYATFSLLYCVQPLLPEFTKTFGVSPAQSALSVSVATAALAIAIFVAGFVSEGWSRHKLMTLSLTISSLLTIIAAFLPSWHGLLIVRALEGLALGGVPAVAMAYLAEEVHPDGLGLAMGLYVGGTAIGGMSGRVISGILADFFSWRVAIGGIGVLGLLATLAFRALLPPSRRFVPRVGMGFTHHRTALTGHLKNRGLPFLFLMGFVLMGSFVTIYNYVGYRLIAAPFNLNQTEIGAIFVVYLTGVVASPWSGKMADVFGRGRVLIAALVLMIAGVAMTLSTSLPVVIVGIACMTFGFFAGHSVASGWVGLLAKGAKGQAAALYLLAYYIGSSVLGSWGGHFWTIDGWRGVTGLVFVLLVIGVGGADYLRRREKREQRTVV comes from the coding sequence GTGACTTCATCGCCGGCGTCCAAGTTGTCTATCGATCCAACGCCTTATCTCGAACGCGGATCACGCGCTTACTGGCACGCTTCGATTGCGTTGCTGTTTGCAGGCTATGCCACCTTCTCGCTGCTTTACTGTGTGCAGCCGCTCCTTCCTGAGTTCACCAAAACGTTTGGCGTGAGTCCGGCGCAAAGCGCGTTGTCGGTATCGGTGGCGACGGCTGCGCTTGCCATTGCGATCTTTGTCGCGGGCTTCGTTTCCGAAGGATGGAGCCGCCATAAGCTGATGACGCTGTCGCTGACGATCTCTTCGCTCCTGACGATCATCGCCGCGTTCTTGCCGAGCTGGCACGGCCTGTTGATCGTGCGTGCGCTCGAAGGCCTCGCGCTCGGCGGCGTGCCGGCCGTCGCAATGGCATATCTCGCGGAAGAGGTGCATCCCGATGGCCTCGGCCTCGCGATGGGGCTTTACGTCGGCGGCACGGCAATCGGCGGAATGTCGGGGCGTGTGATCAGCGGGATTCTCGCGGACTTCTTTTCCTGGCGTGTGGCGATAGGCGGGATCGGCGTGCTTGGATTGCTCGCCACGCTTGCGTTTCGTGCGTTGCTGCCGCCGTCCAGGCGCTTCGTGCCGCGCGTGGGCATGGGTTTTACGCATCATCGGACGGCGTTGACAGGGCATCTGAAAAACCGCGGTTTGCCGTTCCTGTTCCTGATGGGTTTCGTGCTGATGGGCAGCTTCGTCACGATCTATAACTATGTGGGGTATCGGCTGATCGCGGCACCGTTCAATTTGAACCAGACGGAAATCGGCGCGATCTTCGTGGTGTATCTCACGGGCGTGGTGGCGTCGCCGTGGTCCGGAAAGATGGCCGATGTCTTCGGGCGCGGCCGCGTGCTGATCGCGGCGCTCGTGTTGATGATCGCCGGCGTGGCGATGACGCTCTCGACCTCGCTGCCTGTGGTGATCGTGGGCATTGCGTGCATGACGTTCGGTTTCTTTGCGGGTCATTCGGTTGCAAGCGGATGGGTCGGCCTGCTGGCAAAAGGCGCGAAAGGGCAGGCCGCCGCGCTGTACTTGCTCGCGTATTACATCGGATCGAGCGTGCTGGGGTCGTGGGGTGGCCATTTCTGGACCATCGATGGCTGGCGCGGCGTGACCGGTCTTGTCTTTGTTTTGCTGGTCATTGGCGTGGGCGGGGCGGACTACCTGCGCAGGCGCGAAAAACGAGAACAGCGAACGGTCGTTTAG
- a CDS encoding DUF1295 domain-containing protein gives MPLLTVAVIAFVALIVIFSAVWAWQVKSKNAGMIDPIWAMSLGLLAVFIAVFAEGELHTRVIVGIGGLVWGMRLGIHLWKRNAGHDEDPRYHKFREQWGADANKKMFWFFQLQVVISMLLSIAFFVPAYRLTPPGALWVALAVLVWVVSIAGEALADHQLHAFKADPSNHGKVCRAGLWKYSRHPNYFFECVHWVAYIPLAVGSGSWIIAMLLPPVLMAWLLMKVSGVPMVEAESAKKRAGYADYMRTTSALIPWPPRQS, from the coding sequence ATGCCCTTGCTCACCGTTGCCGTTATTGCATTTGTTGCGCTCATCGTTATCTTTTCGGCGGTCTGGGCGTGGCAGGTCAAATCGAAGAATGCCGGAATGATCGATCCCATCTGGGCGATGTCACTCGGCCTGCTTGCCGTGTTTATCGCCGTGTTTGCGGAAGGCGAGTTGCATACGCGGGTTATCGTGGGGATTGGCGGGCTTGTGTGGGGCATGCGGCTCGGCATTCACTTGTGGAAACGCAATGCCGGTCATGACGAAGACCCGCGTTATCACAAGTTTCGCGAGCAATGGGGCGCCGACGCCAACAAGAAAATGTTCTGGTTCTTCCAGCTTCAAGTCGTCATCTCGATGCTGCTGTCCATCGCGTTTTTTGTCCCGGCTTATCGCCTGACGCCGCCGGGTGCCCTGTGGGTGGCGCTGGCGGTGCTGGTCTGGGTGGTATCGATTGCAGGCGAAGCGCTTGCCGATCATCAACTGCACGCGTTCAAAGCCGATCCGTCCAATCACGGCAAGGTCTGCCGCGCGGGTTTGTGGAAATACTCGCGGCATCCGAATTACTTCTTCGAATGCGTGCATTGGGTTGCGTACATTCCGCTGGCCGTGGGTAGTGGATCATGGATCATCGCGATGCTTTTGCCTCCGGTTCTGATGGCGTGGCTCTTAATGAAAGTATCTGGCGTGCCTATGGTGGAAGCTGAGTCCGCTAAAAAGCGGGCGGGATATGCCGATTACATGCGTACGACCAGCGCATTGATTCCGTGGCCACCGCGTCAGTCTTAA
- a CDS encoding SAM-dependent methyltransferase, with protein MSDLSSQAAMPKPQKQEAPVDSRLIDWCERGRIPDLLVRLGMRRLMKQRLRDEGLNDGEARSKRFNRLVDELRASPIAIETQAANSQHYEVPAEFFHGHLGEHLKYSCCLYRTGKETLDQAETAMLEEYAVRAQLYDGQRILDLGCGWGSLSLWLAEKYPRSQIVGLSNSLGQREFIEVMAAERGLTNLRVVTGNIVDYQFDEAVLGDGFDRVLSIEMFEHMKNYRLLLNKVCGWMREDAKLFVHVFAHRTLAYHFEVKDGSDWMSKYFFTGGTMPSESLLLHFQDDLTIDRQWWVSGAHYEKTANHWLENLDAARNELMPLLVQTYGAADAPVWFQRWRMFYMAVAELFGYAKGNEWGVAHYRFAKRRG; from the coding sequence ATGAGCGATCTGTCATCCCAGGCGGCTATGCCAAAGCCACAAAAACAGGAAGCGCCGGTGGACAGCCGACTGATCGACTGGTGTGAACGTGGCCGGATTCCGGACTTGCTCGTGCGTCTGGGAATGCGCCGGCTGATGAAACAACGCCTGCGCGACGAGGGTTTGAACGACGGCGAAGCGCGTTCCAAGCGTTTCAATCGTTTGGTCGATGAACTGCGCGCAAGTCCCATTGCTATCGAAACGCAGGCTGCCAATTCGCAGCATTACGAAGTCCCGGCCGAGTTTTTTCACGGGCATCTGGGCGAGCATCTGAAATATTCGTGCTGCTTGTATAGAACGGGCAAGGAAACGCTTGACCAGGCTGAAACCGCGATGCTCGAAGAGTACGCCGTGCGCGCGCAACTTTATGACGGCCAGCGCATTCTCGACTTGGGTTGCGGTTGGGGATCGTTATCGTTGTGGCTGGCTGAAAAGTATCCGCGCTCGCAGATCGTGGGGTTATCGAATTCGCTGGGGCAGCGCGAGTTTATTGAAGTGATGGCGGCCGAGCGTGGCTTGACGAACTTGCGCGTGGTGACAGGGAATATCGTCGATTATCAGTTTGACGAAGCGGTGCTTGGCGACGGGTTTGATCGCGTGCTGTCGATAGAAATGTTCGAGCACATGAAGAACTATCGTCTATTGCTTAACAAGGTTTGCGGATGGATGCGCGAAGACGCGAAGCTTTTTGTGCACGTGTTCGCGCATCGGACACTGGCTTATCACTTTGAAGTGAAGGACGGCAGCGACTGGATGTCGAAGTACTTCTTCACTGGCGGGACGATGCCGTCGGAATCCTTGTTGCTGCATTTCCAGGACGACCTGACAATCGACCGGCAATGGTGGGTGAGCGGCGCGCATTACGAAAAGACTGCGAATCACTGGCTCGAAAATCTCGATGCTGCGCGCAACGAATTGATGCCGTTGCTGGTTCAGACATACGGCGCGGCTGATGCGCCCGTCTGGTTTCAGCGCTGGCGCATGTTTTATATGGCGGTTGCCGAGTTGTTCGGTTATGCAAAGGGCAATGAATGGGGCGTCGCGCATTATCGGTTTGCGAAGCGGCGCGGGTGA
- a CDS encoding amidase yields MQSEYLDHDAIGLAELVRTGQVSARELIDTAIARAEAVNPAINAIVLKDYQAARNRASRSGFPADGPLAGVPYLIKDLGAPVAGLRMSMGSRHFQHFIPREDSPIVARSKAAGLNIFGKTNTPEIGQMPYTEPELFGPTRNPWGLDYTPGGSSGGAAAAVAGGVVPLAHAADGGGSIRIPASCCGLFGYKPSNDVQPQPLPAPGVLSVDHAVSRSVRDSALLLDLTSAGQAGAFYRAVSEPCAPLRIGYMAEPQLAAGLSADVKTALDDAAKLAESLGHHIEPASFGLDFDAIAHAFLVMWAVLAEEIVLQADKVSGQKPKRADFEIASWAMAHIGRSIGEKDLPAALELQRQVIARMDALMTRYDVLLTPTLAAAPFKIGARQPTQFERFQMGVLTAVPVESLLRRMLAVSAKKAFDWAGCTELFNFTGQPAMSVPLYWNARGLPIGVQFAGRRNEDATLFRLAAQLEAARPWFSKRPALMVAR; encoded by the coding sequence GTGCAGTCCGAGTATCTCGATCACGACGCCATCGGCCTAGCGGAGCTTGTGCGTACGGGCCAGGTGAGCGCACGCGAGCTCATCGATACAGCCATCGCACGCGCAGAAGCCGTCAATCCGGCGATCAACGCCATCGTGCTGAAGGATTACCAGGCGGCCCGCAATCGCGCGAGCCGTTCGGGTTTTCCGGCCGATGGTCCGCTGGCTGGCGTGCCTTATCTCATCAAGGATCTCGGCGCGCCGGTCGCGGGCTTGCGGATGTCCATGGGCAGCCGCCATTTCCAGCACTTCATTCCACGCGAGGATTCACCAATCGTCGCGCGCTCGAAAGCGGCCGGGCTCAATATCTTCGGCAAGACAAACACGCCGGAAATAGGCCAGATGCCGTACACCGAACCCGAGCTGTTCGGTCCGACGCGCAACCCGTGGGGACTCGACTACACGCCGGGCGGTTCGAGTGGCGGCGCGGCGGCGGCCGTTGCGGGCGGCGTCGTGCCGCTCGCGCATGCAGCCGATGGCGGCGGCTCTATCCGCATTCCGGCGTCGTGTTGTGGGTTGTTCGGCTACAAGCCATCCAACGATGTCCAGCCGCAACCGTTGCCGGCGCCCGGGGTTTTATCGGTGGATCATGCTGTGTCGCGAAGTGTGCGCGACAGCGCGTTGCTGCTCGATCTGACATCGGCGGGACAGGCCGGCGCGTTTTACCGCGCGGTCAGCGAGCCGTGCGCGCCCTTGCGCATTGGCTATATGGCCGAACCGCAACTGGCGGCGGGGTTATCGGCGGATGTAAAGACCGCGCTCGACGATGCCGCCAAGCTCGCCGAGTCGCTCGGCCACCACATCGAGCCGGCATCGTTCGGACTGGATTTCGATGCCATCGCGCACGCATTCCTCGTGATGTGGGCGGTACTAGCCGAAGAGATCGTGCTGCAGGCCGACAAGGTCAGCGGCCAGAAGCCGAAGCGCGCTGACTTCGAGATTGCATCTTGGGCGATGGCGCATATCGGCCGGTCGATCGGCGAGAAGGACTTGCCCGCGGCGCTCGAATTGCAGCGCCAGGTCATTGCAAGGATGGACGCGCTGATGACCCGCTACGACGTGTTGCTCACGCCCACGCTCGCCGCCGCGCCGTTCAAGATCGGAGCCAGGCAGCCCACGCAGTTCGAGCGTTTTCAAATGGGTGTGTTGACCGCCGTCCCGGTGGAATCCCTGTTGCGGCGAATGCTGGCGGTATCGGCGAAGAAGGCTTTCGACTGGGCCGGATGCACCGAGCTTTTCAATTTCACCGGCCAGCCGGCCATGTCCGTGCCGCTTTACTGGAACGCGCGTGGCTTGCCTATAGGTGTGCAGTTTGCCGGGCGCCGCAACGAAGACGCGACGTTGTTCAGACTGGCCGCGCAACTCGAAGCTGCACGGCCCTGGTTCAGCAAGCGTCCGGCGCTGATGGTCGCACGATGA
- a CDS encoding dienelactone hydrolase family protein yields MTVSSRWIDIPASGDSFQGYLALPKAGKGPGVVIIQEIFGVNSHIRAVADQYAADGYVALAPDIFWRIQPRVELGYDGADRNKAMELYGKFDLNLGVADVGAAADALRALPEVTGKVAGVGYCLGGTLAYLSAAKGSFDIAVAYYGGGIHTLLDQADSVKAPIQFHYGELDAHIPADGVAAVKQRFAAKDAQVFTYPDADHGFNCTDRASYNQKASALAHGRTLTFLGEHS; encoded by the coding sequence ATGACCGTTTCATCCCGATGGATCGACATTCCCGCCAGCGGCGACAGCTTCCAGGGTTATCTCGCGTTGCCGAAGGCTGGCAAGGGCCCGGGCGTGGTGATCATCCAGGAAATCTTCGGCGTGAATTCGCACATCCGGGCGGTCGCCGATCAATACGCAGCCGATGGTTACGTGGCGCTTGCCCCAGACATCTTCTGGCGCATCCAGCCGCGCGTGGAACTGGGCTATGACGGCGCGGATCGCAACAAGGCGATGGAGCTGTACGGCAAGTTCGACCTCAACCTCGGCGTTGCCGACGTAGGCGCCGCCGCGGATGCCTTGCGCGCGTTGCCCGAAGTCACTGGCAAGGTCGCGGGCGTGGGCTATTGCCTGGGCGGGACGCTGGCGTATTTATCGGCGGCGAAGGGTTCGTTCGATATCGCCGTGGCCTACTACGGCGGCGGCATCCACACACTATTGGATCAGGCGGACAGCGTGAAGGCGCCGATCCAGTTCCACTACGGCGAGCTCGACGCCCACATTCCGGCTGACGGCGTTGCTGCCGTCAAGCAGCGTTTTGCGGCCAAGGATGCGCAGGTCTTCACGTATCCGGACGCGGACCACGGCTTCAATTGCACGGATCGTGCGTCGTACAACCAGAAGGCATCGGCGCTCGCGCACGGCCGCACGCTGACATTCCTCGGCGAGCATTCGTAA
- a CDS encoding branched-chain amino acid ABC transporter substrate-binding protein, which translates to MNTKLHKLLPISAAALLFASMATTAMADEIVKIGHVAPLTGGIAHLGKDNENGARLAVEEINAKGLTIGGQKITLQLDPQDDAGDPRTATQVAQKLVDDKVVGVVGHLNSGTSIPASKIYSDAGIVQISPSATNPTYTQQGFKTTYRVVATDAQQGPALANFAAKTMKMKSVAIVDDSTAYGQGLANEFEKTAKSLGLNVMSHDATNDKAVDFRAILTKIKGENPDAVMYGGMDATGGPFAKQAKQLGLRAKVLAGDGVCTEKLADLAGDAADNVVCSEAGMALEKMEGGPAFAAKFQKRFGAPIQIYAPFTYDAVYIIVDAMKRANSTDPAKIVAAMPNTDYKGVIGETTFDSKGDLKHGVISLYDYKGGKKTLLDVVKM; encoded by the coding sequence ATGAACACCAAGCTTCACAAATTGTTGCCTATTAGCGCTGCAGCGCTGCTGTTCGCCTCGATGGCAACAACGGCAATGGCCGACGAGATTGTCAAGATCGGTCACGTTGCACCGTTGACCGGCGGTATTGCTCACTTGGGCAAGGACAACGAAAACGGCGCGCGCCTCGCAGTTGAAGAAATCAATGCCAAGGGTCTGACGATCGGCGGCCAGAAGATCACGCTTCAACTCGATCCGCAAGATGACGCGGGCGACCCGCGCACGGCGACGCAAGTTGCCCAGAAGCTGGTCGACGACAAGGTCGTCGGCGTGGTTGGTCACTTGAACTCCGGCACGAGTATCCCGGCATCGAAGATCTATAGCGATGCAGGCATCGTCCAGATCTCCCCGTCGGCTACCAACCCGACCTACACGCAGCAAGGCTTCAAGACGACGTATCGCGTGGTCGCGACCGACGCACAGCAAGGCCCGGCGCTCGCCAACTTCGCCGCCAAGACGATGAAGATGAAGAGCGTGGCAATTGTCGATGACTCGACGGCTTACGGCCAGGGTCTCGCGAACGAATTCGAAAAGACCGCCAAGTCGCTTGGCCTGAACGTGATGTCGCACGACGCGACCAACGACAAGGCTGTCGACTTCCGCGCCATCTTGACGAAGATCAAGGGTGAGAATCCTGACGCGGTGATGTACGGCGGCATGGACGCAACCGGCGGCCCGTTCGCCAAGCAAGCCAAGCAACTTGGCCTGCGCGCCAAGGTGCTGGCGGGTGACGGCGTGTGTACGGAAAAGCTGGCCGACCTGGCAGGCGATGCAGCCGACAACGTAGTCTGCTCGGAAGCCGGCATGGCGCTCGAGAAGATGGAAGGCGGCCCGGCATTCGCGGCCAAGTTCCAGAAGCGTTTCGGTGCGCCGATCCAGATCTACGCGCCGTTCACGTATGACGCGGTGTACATCATTGTCGATGCAATGAAGCGCGCCAACTCGACCGATCCGGCAAAGATCGTCGCAGCAATGCCGAATACGGATTACAAGGGCGTGATTGGCGAGACGACCTTCGATTCGAAGGGCGACCTGAAGCACGGCGTGATCTCGTTGTACGACTACAAGGGCGGCAAGAAGACGCTGCTGGACGTGGTCAAGATGTAA
- a CDS encoding MFS transporter encodes MSESVSSAPAASSDTVQAAHRRLPARKRERARYATMAVFFIAGMLYASWGVHVPTVRDKFHLSPGALSIALLAVAAGSIIAMLTNGRWIGRVGTRRACLAGGIGMTVFGALILVAPFYWLLVLVLALFGFSMATLDVAMNAEASAVEEALERPIMSSLHGMFSVGGMAGAAAGGAMLAHGLPPVAHLALACAVSLVVLLVSMPNVLPHVPHADDAHGGSSSNRWRSRALWALGALALIALIAEGAMYDWATVYMRDVVLATPALSSAAYAAFTGGMAAGRFGGDTVRARFGAPQLIFASAALAFIGMVAALVFPNAVVTLAGFTLMGLGLANMMPVLFAAAARVEGVSPAEGLAQVAGLAYFGLLFGPVLIGGVAQISSLPIGLSVVAACSALIALVGPRMMKQLKL; translated from the coding sequence GTGTCTGAATCAGTTTCCAGCGCCCCCGCCGCCAGCTCCGATACCGTACAAGCCGCGCACAGGAGGCTCCCGGCCAGGAAGCGTGAGCGCGCCCGGTACGCCACCATGGCCGTTTTCTTCATTGCGGGGATGTTGTACGCCTCGTGGGGCGTCCATGTTCCCACCGTGCGCGATAAGTTTCACCTCAGCCCCGGCGCGCTTTCAATCGCGTTGCTGGCGGTCGCCGCAGGCTCGATCATCGCAATGCTCACAAATGGCCGGTGGATCGGCCGTGTCGGGACGCGCCGCGCATGTCTGGCAGGCGGTATCGGCATGACGGTGTTTGGGGCGCTCATTCTAGTCGCGCCGTTTTACTGGCTTCTGGTGCTCGTGCTGGCGCTGTTCGGCTTCAGCATGGCCACGCTGGATGTCGCCATGAACGCCGAAGCAAGCGCAGTAGAAGAGGCGCTCGAGCGCCCGATCATGTCGTCGCTGCACGGCATGTTCAGCGTCGGCGGGATGGCGGGCGCCGCAGCGGGCGGCGCCATGCTCGCCCACGGCCTGCCGCCGGTCGCGCATCTTGCGCTCGCGTGCGCGGTGAGTCTGGTCGTGCTGCTGGTATCGATGCCCAATGTGTTGCCGCACGTTCCTCACGCCGACGACGCGCACGGCGGATCATCGTCGAACAGATGGCGTTCCCGGGCGCTGTGGGCGCTCGGCGCGCTGGCTTTGATTGCGCTGATCGCGGAAGGCGCCATGTACGACTGGGCGACCGTTTATATGCGCGACGTGGTGCTGGCGACGCCGGCTTTGTCGAGCGCGGCGTACGCGGCGTTCACCGGCGGCATGGCGGCGGGGCGTTTCGGCGGAGACACCGTGCGGGCCCGCTTCGGCGCGCCGCAACTGATCTTCGCGAGCGCGGCGCTGGCGTTTATCGGGATGGTGGCCGCGCTCGTCTTCCCCAACGCGGTGGTCACGCTGGCCGGTTTCACGCTGATGGGCCTCGGCCTCGCCAACATGATGCCGGTGCTGTTTGCCGCGGCGGCGCGCGTGGAAGGCGTGAGCCCCGCAGAAGGGCTCGCGCAGGTCGCCGGCCTGGCTTACTTCGGCTTGCTGTTCGGGCCCGTGTTGATCGGCGGCGTGGCGCAGATCAGTTCGCTGCCCATTGGGCTTTCGGTGGTCGCAGCGTGCTCGGCGCTGATTGCGCTCGTGGGCCCGCGAATGATGAAACAACTCAAGCTATAA
- a CDS encoding HugZ family pyridoxamine 5'-phosphate oxidase: protein MNIPSHAPLHLLHQASSGTLATHSREPHGYPYPTALPFAPTSAHVPMVLISHLAEHTRNLQSDARAGFLIAHSASDAVLEGQRLTMLGSFSQAPAESMSELSRRYLRYHPDAARYLELGDFTFWVMSVERMRYIGGFGAMGWLDGTALDESEAISEENELHLLELFSDCSLRPPELELIGVDKYGCDLRSSGVRNRFTFDKPKDTQAELNAALIDCIERHR from the coding sequence TTGAATATTCCGTCGCACGCGCCGTTGCATTTGTTGCATCAGGCGTCCAGTGGCACGCTCGCCACACATTCCCGCGAGCCGCACGGTTATCCCTATCCCACGGCATTGCCCTTCGCACCTACATCAGCGCATGTGCCGATGGTCTTGATCAGTCATCTGGCCGAACACACGCGAAACCTTCAGTCGGACGCGCGAGCCGGTTTTCTCATAGCTCACTCAGCGAGCGATGCCGTTCTCGAAGGCCAGCGTCTGACAATGCTCGGTTCTTTTTCTCAAGCCCCGGCAGAATCCATGTCTGAACTGTCGCGCCGTTATCTTCGATATCACCCTGATGCTGCCCGATATCTCGAACTGGGCGACTTCACTTTCTGGGTAATGTCAGTTGAACGCATGCGTTATATAGGCGGGTTTGGCGCAATGGGCTGGCTGGACGGAACTGCCCTCGATGAATCTGAAGCAATATCCGAAGAGAATGAATTGCACCTGCTGGAATTATTTTCCGATTGTTCGTTGCGGCCGCCGGAACTTGAACTAATCGGCGTCGACAAATACGGTTGTGATCTAAGAAGCTCAGGCGTGCGCAATCGTTTCACCTTTGATAAACCGAAAGACACGCAAGCCGAATTGAATGCTGCGCTGATCGATTGTATTGAACGGCATAGGTGA
- a CDS encoding H-NS histone family protein — protein MTSYKELLAQRENLERQIEEAKSREYAEVLNEIKQKMTDYGITLAELAGGRGGKNLKNAARPRAGVAPKYRDPDSGSTWSGRGKPPKWIAGQERDNFLIQK, from the coding sequence ATGACGTCTTACAAGGAACTTCTCGCGCAGCGCGAAAATCTCGAGCGACAGATTGAAGAAGCGAAGTCGCGGGAATACGCTGAAGTTCTCAATGAAATCAAGCAGAAAATGACCGACTACGGGATCACGCTTGCCGAACTGGCTGGTGGTCGCGGCGGTAAGAATCTGAAAAACGCAGCACGTCCGCGCGCTGGCGTGGCGCCGAAATATCGTGATCCGGATAGCGGTAGCACATGGTCGGGCCGCGGTAAGCCCCCAAAGTGGATTGCCGGTCAGGAACGCGACAATTTTCTGATCCAGAAGTAA